A genomic segment from Halogeometricum sp. S3BR5-2 encodes:
- a CDS encoding quinone-dependent dihydroorotate dehydrogenase — MRTLYRALKPALFSLPPETAHGLVHRGLRTAQHTFLADAFAARYRVDDERLRTEAFDCSFENPVGVAAGFDKNAEVPDVLGSLGFGHVEVGGVTADPQDGNPRPRMFRLREDRGIVNRMGLNNEGADAVGERLAAGPDPDVTVGVNLALSESTDPEDAPADYRDSYERVGEHADYVAVNVSCPNSEGFRDLQNRDSLEAILGGLVDAGASPLLVKLSPDLPDPAVEDALDVVDEYDLDGVVATNTTTDRPAGLRSPNRAERGGLSGAPIEGRATEMVRFVAERTDVPVVGVGGVSSAAGAYAKIRAGASLVQLYTGLVFEGPTLARDINEGLLELLERDGFDSVDEAVGADL; from the coding sequence ATGCGAACCCTCTATCGAGCACTGAAACCCGCGCTCTTCTCGCTCCCGCCGGAGACGGCGCACGGACTCGTCCACCGCGGCCTCCGGACCGCACAGCACACCTTCCTCGCCGACGCGTTCGCCGCCCGGTACCGCGTCGACGACGAGAGACTCCGCACCGAAGCGTTCGACTGTTCCTTCGAGAACCCCGTCGGCGTCGCCGCCGGGTTCGACAAGAACGCCGAGGTGCCCGACGTCCTCGGGAGCCTCGGCTTCGGCCACGTCGAGGTGGGCGGCGTCACCGCCGACCCGCAGGACGGCAACCCCCGCCCCCGGATGTTCCGCCTCCGCGAGGACCGCGGCATCGTCAACCGCATGGGTCTGAACAACGAGGGCGCCGACGCCGTCGGCGAACGCCTCGCCGCCGGACCCGACCCGGACGTCACCGTCGGCGTCAACCTCGCCCTCTCGGAATCGACCGACCCCGAGGACGCCCCCGCCGACTATCGCGACAGCTACGAACGGGTGGGCGAACACGCCGACTACGTCGCCGTCAACGTCTCCTGTCCCAACAGCGAGGGCTTCCGCGACTTGCAGAACCGCGACTCCTTGGAGGCCATCCTCGGGGGACTCGTCGACGCAGGCGCCTCGCCCCTCCTCGTGAAACTCTCGCCGGACCTGCCGGACCCCGCCGTCGAGGACGCCCTCGACGTCGTCGACGAGTACGACCTCGACGGCGTCGTCGCCACGAACACGACCACCGACCGGCCCGCCGGACTGCGCAGTCCGAACCGCGCCGAACGCGGCGGCCTCTCGGGCGCCCCCATCGAGGGCCGAGCGACCGAGATGGTCCGCTTCGTCGCCGAACGGACGGACGTGCCCGTCGTCGGCGTCGGGGGGGTCTCCTCCGCGGCGGGCGCGTACGCGAAGATTCGCGCCGGCGCGAGTCTCGTCCAGTTGTACACCGGCCTCGTCTTCGAGGGGCCGACGCTCGCGCGCGACATCAACGAGGGACTGCTGGAGTTGCTCGAACGCGACGGCTTCGACTCGGTGGACGAGGCCGTCGGCGCGGACCTGTAG
- a CDS encoding SGNH/GDSL hydrolase family protein, protein MINRREFAKTVGAAVGTAALGTGAVAATGSESDSGSTEGTDGTGGEHFVGTWSAAPAPPAESGLSRAGFENRTVRQMVNPSVDGSTVRLRLTNRYGDDPVTFAKVTVADRDDGASVVPGSTETVTFGGEESVFLPAGAAVYSDPVEFDVAADEDLAVSFYAVDATGPATRHPLALKRTYSALGNYTEASGGDAFEEAAMSWFFLKGVDVLADEEVGTVVALGDSITDGFASTPGADHRYPDYLARRFVANGVERSVVNAGISGNRVLYDSVSGTGFGNNALARLDHDVLAQPGVTEVILLEGVNDIGQHPPAVGADRIIFGLKQIARQLHAHDIDVFAGTLTPAGGASESYGGAEAEAQRQAVNEFIRTTDVFDGVVDFDAALRDPDHPGRMLSKYDSGDHLHPNDAGYRAMAEAVDLSLFGAVEEDGEANERNGSEGEETTEAGREEGASDGHSALRTPRAD, encoded by the coding sequence ATGATTAATCGCAGAGAATTCGCCAAGACGGTCGGCGCGGCCGTCGGGACGGCCGCTCTCGGAACGGGCGCCGTCGCGGCGACGGGGTCGGAATCGGACTCGGGGTCAACCGAGGGGACGGACGGAACGGGAGGCGAGCACTTCGTCGGGACGTGGTCCGCGGCGCCCGCCCCGCCCGCCGAAAGCGGCCTCTCCCGCGCGGGGTTCGAGAATCGGACGGTCAGACAGATGGTCAACCCGAGCGTCGACGGGTCGACCGTCCGCCTCCGCCTCACGAACCGCTACGGCGACGACCCCGTCACCTTCGCGAAGGTCACCGTCGCGGACCGCGACGACGGCGCGAGCGTCGTCCCCGGGTCGACGGAGACGGTGACGTTCGGCGGCGAGGAGTCCGTCTTCCTCCCGGCCGGCGCGGCCGTCTACAGCGACCCCGTGGAGTTCGACGTGGCGGCGGACGAGGACCTCGCCGTGAGTTTCTACGCGGTGGACGCGACGGGGCCGGCGACGCGGCACCCCCTCGCCCTGAAGCGGACGTACTCGGCACTGGGGAACTACACCGAGGCGTCCGGCGGCGACGCGTTCGAGGAGGCGGCGATGTCGTGGTTCTTCCTGAAGGGGGTCGACGTCCTCGCGGACGAGGAGGTGGGAACCGTCGTCGCGTTGGGTGACTCCATCACCGACGGCTTCGCGTCGACGCCGGGCGCGGACCACCGCTACCCGGACTACCTGGCCCGCCGGTTCGTCGCGAACGGCGTCGAGCGCTCCGTCGTCAACGCCGGCATCTCGGGGAACCGCGTGCTCTACGACTCCGTCTCCGGAACCGGGTTCGGCAACAACGCCCTCGCCCGCCTCGACCACGACGTCCTCGCCCAACCCGGCGTGACGGAGGTCATCCTGCTCGAAGGGGTAAACGACATCGGCCAGCACCCGCCGGCCGTCGGCGCCGACCGCATCATCTTCGGACTGAAGCAGATAGCCCGACAGCTACACGCTCACGACATCGACGTGTTCGCCGGGACGCTGACGCCCGCGGGCGGCGCCTCCGAGAGTTACGGCGGCGCCGAGGCCGAGGCGCAGCGACAGGCCGTCAACGAGTTCATCCGGACGACCGACGTCTTCGACGGCGTCGTCGACTTCGACGCGGCCCTGCGCGACCCGGACCACCCCGGACGGATGCTCTCGAAGTACGACAGCGGTGACCACCTCCACCCGAACGACGCCGGCTACCGGGCGATGGCCGAGGCGGTGGACCTCTCGCTGTTCGGCGCGGTCGAGGAGGACGGGGAGGCGAACGAGCGGAACGGGAGCGAAGGAGAAGAGACGACGGAAGCCGGTCGGGAGGAAGGCGCGAGCGACGGGCACTCGGCGCTCCGGACCCCGCGGGCGGACTGA